In Streptomyces sannanensis, the DNA window CGTCTGCTCGGTGTCGCCGCGGCCGGCGCGCTGGCGCTGATCGGCCTTCCCCAGTCGGCCACCGCAGCCGAGACGGCTTCCGTCGTACCAGTCACCGCCGCCAAGGCCGGTGCCGGCGTCCGGCCGATCGACGGGGCGTACATCGTGCGTCTCAAGCCGGGCGCCGACGCCCGCGGGCTCGCGCGTGCACTGTCCGTCAGCCCTCGTTACGTCTACGAAAAGGCCGTGAACGGCTTCGCCGCCGATCTCACCCAGGGGCAACTGCGCGCACTGCAGCGCCAGAACTCCGTCCTCGCCATCGAGCAGGACGAGTGGGTCGACCAGGCGAGCGACGCCACCCAGACGAACCCGCCGTCCTGGGGCATCGACCGCGTCGACCAGCGCAACCTGCCGCTGTCCGCCTCGTACACGTCGATCGCGAACGGCGCGGGCGTCCACGCGTATGTCATCGACACCGGCATCGACGTCACGCACCCCGACTTCGGCGGGCGCGCCGAGTTCGACCTCAACGTGATCGACAAGAAGAACACCGACTGCGACGGCCACGGCACCCATGTCGCCGGCACCATCGGCTCCAACACCTACGGTGTGGCCAAGGGAGTCCGGCTGCATGCCGTGAAGATCCTCGACTGTGCGGGCGCGGGTCGTACGGCCGCGACCATCAAGGCCATCGACTGGGTCACCAAGAATGCGCAGAAGCCCGCCGTCGCCAACACGTCCTGGAACTGGACCTGGAACAACACCCTGGCCGCGTCGCTGACCTCGATGATGGACTCCGGTGTCTTCCTCGCCACCTCCGGCGGCAACACCGGCGCCGACTCCTGTGACCGCCTGCCTCGTGGTCTCACCCAGACCACCGCGGTCGGTGCCACGGACATCACCGACAACCGGGCGTCCTACTCCTCGATCGGCGCCTGCGTCGACCTGTACGCCCCGGGTTCGTCGATCCTGTCGACCCAGCCGAACAACACCACCGCCGTTTTCAGCGGCACCTCGATGGCGACCCCGCACGTCGCCGGCATC includes these proteins:
- a CDS encoding S8 family peptidase; amino-acid sequence: MRRLPIPGRSRSSRNRLLGVAAAGALALIGLPQSATAAETASVVPVTAAKAGAGVRPIDGAYIVRLKPGADARGLARALSVSPRYVYEKAVNGFAADLTQGQLRALQRQNSVLAIEQDEWVDQASDATQTNPPSWGIDRVDQRNLPLSASYTSIANGAGVHAYVIDTGIDVTHPDFGGRAEFDLNVIDKKNTDCDGHGTHVAGTIGSNTYGVAKGVRLHAVKILDCAGAGRTAATIKAIDWVTKNAQKPAVANTSWNWTWNNTLAASLTSMMDSGVFLATSGGNTGADSCDRLPRGLTQTTAVGATDITDNRASYSSIGACVDLYAPGSSILSTQPNNTTAVFSGTSMATPHVAGIAALYKSVNGDTTQAALGTWLTTNATPGVVQGNLSGTPNLLAYTGGL